A single Penaeus vannamei isolate JL-2024 chromosome 22, ASM4276789v1, whole genome shotgun sequence DNA region contains:
- the LOC138865787 gene encoding uncharacterized protein, giving the protein MRSLNFHEYIINRGNPAVQERRFSDGVRLGVGVLSLTVIVRISLTITVRISLTITVRISLTITVRISLTITVRISLTITVRISLTITVRISLTITVRLNLTITVRISLTITVRLSLTITVRLSLTITVRLSLTITVLLSLTITVLLSLTITVRLPHPLRLRLHTIQILLQASTLPLPLPLRLHTAQILLQASTLPLRLHTAQILLQASTLPLPLPLRLHTAQILLQASTLPLPLPLPPPPPPPYSPNPAPLYPHSGNGQGCPDASCGGSVNTNLNDVDVAPVISLE; this is encoded by the exons ATGAGATCACTTAACTTCCATGAGTATATCatcaat CGAGGAAATCCAGCTGTTCAGGAAAGAAGATTCAGCGATGGCGTCCGCCTCGGTGTGGGCGTCCTAAGCCTCACTGTCATCGTCCGCATAAGCCTCACCATCACCGTCCGCATAAGCCTCACCATCACCGTCCGCATAAGCCTCACCATCACCGTCCGCATAAGCCTCACCATCACCGTCCGCATAAGCCTCACCATCACCGTCCGCATAAGCCTCACCATCACCGTCCGCATAAGCCTCACCATCACCGTCCGCCTAAACCTCACCATCACCGTCCGCATAAGCCTCACCATCACCGTCCGCCTAAGCCTCACCATCACCGTCCGCCTAAGCCTCACCATCACCGTCCGCCTAAGCCTCACCATCACCGTCCTCCTAAGCCTCACCATCACCGTCCTCCTAAGCCTCACCATCACCgtccgcctcccccaccccctccgcctccgcctccataCAATCCAAATCCTTCTCCaagcctccaccctccccctccccctccccctccgcctccataCAGCCCAAATCCTTCTCCaagcctccaccctccccctccgcctccataCAGCCCAAATCCTGCTCCaagcctccaccctccccctccccctccccctccgcctccataCAGCCCAAATCCTGCTCCaagcctccaccctccccctgcccctccccctcccccctccccctccgcctccataCAGCCCAAACCCTGCTCCACTTTACCCACATAGCGGAAATGGACAAGGGTGCCCTGACGCAAGTTGTGGAGGGAGCGTAAATACAAATCTAAACGACGTAGATGTCGCCCCGGTTATCTC ACTAGAATAA